TGTGTATTGGTTAGAGCTTCTATGCCAGCAAAACATGCATAGCCTAACCAGTCATAATTGATGTTGCTATCAATAAGAGCATTGTATGCTTCCAATGTTGGCTGTATTGGGGCAAAAGAGATTGCAATATATAAATTTTCTCTATCCTTTGGTTGCGTAAGGGAAAAGAGTCTAGGGTTATAATTGATCTGTGTTGAAATCTTTATTTTTGGTTCGATGTCATAGTAGGTCATTTGTGAAAGTGCTAGTGCGGTTTTCACAAGTGGTGTATTAAAAAGAACAGAACTTTCATTCAAATCCTCGTTCTCATACAAGATCTGCTTCATATTTTGGATCTTTTCATCGATTGGATAGAGCTTACTGTTTACGGATGCATATAAAATAGCAAAATCAGTGAGTTCTTTTGAAAGGGGAGATTTGTCCAAATAAAATATAGACAAATTTTCATCAATAAATGATAAGAGAGTATCCAGTTGAGTATAATAGTCCGGACCGCCAAAAAAGATATTTTCATTTTCTGACTCTACCATGGATCTATGAATTGTTGGGATAAAAATTGGTGTATTGGTTTGCAATCTAGCGATAATATCTTTTTGTGCATACGGTAATGGAACTATGATAAGATCGTAAGAGGTATTTGTTTCATTAATATATGTAATCAGTGTATCGCTATTTTGAAAAAGCTTTGTTGTAACATCAAAATCGAAGCCATTTTTCAAAAAATAGGCTAAGAGCGATTTATTGATACTGTTTCCGAAAGGTGCCAATCTCTTTTGTAGGGCGATAAGGATGTTGTATGCACCTATACTTCTTTTTTGGGACATATGGAATAACAAAGCATATTTTTTGTACTCTTTTTGAATATCTGGATCGTTGCTCTCTTTTGCTTTTGCTAAAAAAGAGAATATCTCTCCATTGTTGAGCAGGCTTTGCAAACAGTAGTCGTCACACCTATTGATATCCAGATCGATAAAATATGTTTTGGGCAATGGGAGAGGGGAAAGGAACTTGCCGGATGCAAAAAGAGAGAGTGTTAAGAGCATTAATGCAATGATTTTTTTCATAGCATCTCTTTGATCTTTAATAGGTCCTCATAAGCCTCTTTTTTCTTAGATGGATTGCGCAAAAGATAACTTGGATGAAATGTTGGAATAAGTTTTTTCCCCCGAAAGGATATGATTTGGCCTCGTACCTTGGAAATAGGCGTATTGTCTCCTGTGAGCCAACGATAGCTTGTGGTGCCAAGGGCAACAAGAATTTCAGGATCGATAATCTCTATCTGTTTGAATAGATAAGGAATGCATGTCTGAGCTTCTTGAGGTGTGGGAACTCTGTTGTTTGGTGGCCGGCACTTGACTATGTTTGCAATATATACTTCACTTCTTGGAATTTCCAAAACATTTTCAATCATTTTTGTTAAGAGCTGTCCCGCTCTACCCACAAAAGGTCTGCCTGTTTCATCTTCTGTAGCTCCAGGACCTTCCCCGATAAACATCAGTTTTGCATGAGGATTCCCTTCTCCAAAAACCACATTTTTTCGTGTTTTGCTTAAATCACACAAGTGGCATTCCAAAACTATCGCACGAAGAGCTTCCAGATCGTTGGGTAGAGTAAGAGGTGCATTCGTTTCTAAATCGATAGGATTCATATATTCACTGCCTAGCCATTGATTTTGATATAGAGTGTAAAGAATTTTAAGTTGTTTATAGTGCATACAAGATTATACAAGCGGAGGAGTTAAAATTAGGTTAAAGGGGCAAAAGCCCCAAGGATTATTCAGTAACTTCTACTTCTACTGGAGTAGATTCCCAAAGGCCATGTTTTGTACAGTAGCTCATTGCAGTAAGTTTGAGTTTTTTTGTTGGAATGATGTAAAAATCAACTTCTACTTGGCTTTTTTCGTTTGCAAGTGTTCCTGGTGTGAATGTTGCTTGTCCGAGAAGTCTTTCTCCATCCCAAAGTTGAACATATGCAATGTAATGATCAAAATCATCTGGGTGTGTGTACTCGTTTCCGACTCGTACTTTAACTTTGAATTTTTCTCCTTTTTTTGCACTGCTGTCACAGATGACAAATGGAGAGTGTCGGTCGATATAATCTTTTTTTGCTTCTCTATCGATTTCGCTGATATCTACATATCTGTTAATTGTTGGCATAGTTGCCTCCTTTTTTTGATTTTTTCATTCTATATTGTACATGAAAAAAATTAAAATAGGATAAAATATCTCTTATTTATTTGATATCAAGAATTGGATAAAATAGTGTTATGAAAAAAGCACTCAGATATATTACAAGAAAATGGCGAAAATTTCTCCTTCTTCTCATACGAGAGTATCGTGAGACAAGACGGATGGTTGAGATCTATCTTACGCAAAGAGACAATGAAAAATTGAGACGGGAAGCAAATAAGCAGTTTGTGGATATATTAAAAATTCTTTTTTTGTTTCCTATATCGTTACTGCCGGGATCTGTTATTATCATTACTGTACTGGAACTTATTGCCAAGGCGTTTAAATGTACGATTTTTCCAACGAAACAAAAATTGTAAGAAGTCCCCAGCTTAGGCTGGAACTTCTGTGACATGGTGTTTAAGGCCTAGCTCTTCAGGCGTACATCCAAGAGCGAGTCCGATAAGTTGAGGAAGATGAAGAACAGGAAGTTTGAGTTCCCTTCCTACTGCTTTTGTTGCAGCCTTTTGTTTTACATCCAAATTGAGATGACAAAGAGGACATGGTGTGACCATCACATCAGCATTGTTGTCATATGCATCGGCCAGTGCGTTACCGGTCAGAATATTGGATGTTTTTGGTGCTTGCAAGTCAACATGGAAGCCACAGCATTTGTTTTTATGCCAGTAATCTACTGAGTTTCCTTCTAGAGCTTCGATAAGCTCTTCCAATGAAGTAGGATTATATGGGTTCTCTTTTGTTCTGTTGAAATGGTGATGGAGTTCACTAGGCCGTATATTGTGACATCCGTAAAATGGCGCAATGTTAAGTTCGCTCAATGGTTTTACAACTTTGTCTCTTAAGTTATCGAGGCCATAATCTTCTATAAGGGCATAGAGAAAATGTCGTACATTGCTAGTCCCTTTATAAACAAGACCTACCTCTTCAAGTTTTTCGTTTACTTTTGCTTTAAGCTCAGGATTTGAGTCGAGTCTATGCTTTGTCATTGCTGTGTTGAGCTGACATGTATTACAGATTGTAACCATGTCAAGACCACGTTTTTCCGCATAGCATATGTTTCTGGCATTGAGAACGAGACTCAAAAAATCGTCAAAATCTTGCAAATGGCTTGCACCACAGCAGCTCGCTTCATCCAGTAAAACCAATTCAATATCGAGTTTTTTTGCAACCGCCAATGTGGATTTAAGCAGTTCTGGTGTACTTTCTCTCGCTGTACAGCCTGTATAAAGTGCATATCGTAGCTTACTCATGGACCATCCTTTAAAATTTTACCGTTGAGGAACTTTTGATAAGTTTTTGAATCTCATCAAGATTTTTGGATTTTGGCATATTCCAAGGAAGAACAATTTTTCCTTTTTTAAACATCTCAAATGCTTCGTGCATATGTTTGACTACACCAAAACCTTCACTGTAAAGTACGAGATCTCCTTCATCCAAAATACCATGTTTTTTGATAGATCGCTTAAAGCCTACGGCATGTCTTGTAGCAACATTGCTTTTTGCTACACCCTCTTCAAATATCTGGTTATGGAGTTTTGTGATTTTTCCGATAGGATCGATCTCTTTCGGACACGCTTCGGCACACTCATAACATTTCACGCAGTCCCAGACCCCTTGTCCAAGAATATCGACAATTTCGAGTCTCTCTTTCTTTGCATGGTCTCTGACATCTGCGGTAAATCGGTACGCCTTTTCAAAAGCGGCTGGTCCAAGATAGTCTTCGTTCACTTCTACAACAGGACAGGCGTAGTAGCAGCAGCCACACTGGATACAATAATCCGCTTCTTCCAGTTTTTCCGCTTCTTCAGGTGGAATGATATTTTCCATACTTGGATGTTCGTCAATTTCGGCTTCAAGCCAAGGTTTGACGGTTTCGTATTTCTTCCAAAAGTCGGCTTTATCGACAACCATATCTTTTACGGCTCGCTTTTTGCTGACAGGCTCAATTATCAGTTCATTTCCAAAAAGCTCGATCATATCAACCATTCGTTCTTTACAGGCGAGGGTGCTTCTGCCGTTTACTTTAACTGCACAGCTTCCACAAATCCCGTGACGGCAGCTTCTACGATAGCTAAAACTTCCGTCATGTTCCCATTTTATTCTGTTAAGGATATCTAGAACAACCTCGTCCTCTTTTACATCCATCTCAATAGTGTCATAATGAGGCAGATAATCAGTTTCAGCGTTGAATCGAAATACTTTAAATGTCACTTTCATCTCTAGCCCCTATCAATATTTTCTTTCTTGCGGTTCAAATTTGCCTAGTACTACGTCACCATATTCTAAAGAGATATTTCCCTCTTCATCCATATAGGCATATGTATGTTTGAGAAAGTTTTCATCGTCTCTATTTGGATAGTCTTCTCGGTAGTGCGCACCTCTTGACTCTTTTCTTGCAATTGCTCCTTCAACGATGAAGCTCGCATAATCGAGCATATGTCCTAGCTCTATCGCTTCTTGCAAGTCTGTGTTGAAAGTTTTTGATTTGTCATCGATTCTGATATTTTTAAATCTGTTTCTGAGCTCTTTTAAAATCTCTTTTTGTTTTTTGAGTGATTCTTCCGTTCTAAAGACCCCACAGTTTTCAAACATTGTGTCTTGTAGTTCTTGTCGAAGCTTTGCTGTTTTTTCTGTACCGTTGTTTGTCATGATAAAATCGATCTCTTCGAGCATCGTGTTGGCTTCTGAGCCGGCAGCCGGTTGAAAATCGATCCCTTTTTCAAGATCATTTACGATACTTTGTCCCACATGTCTACCAAAGAAAAGAGCTTCAAGAAGTGAATTTGCACCAAGTCTGTTTGCACCATGTACACTCACACAAGCACACTCACCGGCAGCATACAGTCCTTCTGTGAGTTTATCTGGACTCTGTTTCACATGGCCATTGATATCTACCGGAATTCCACCCATAGAGTAGTGTGCAGTTACAGTGATCATAATAGGTTCTTTTACCATGTCTTGACCGAGGAATGTAATGGCAAGATCCCGAAGTTCTGGAAGTCTTTCCATAATTTTGGCTTCGCCAAGATGGGTGAGATCAAGATAAACTGCCATTTTGTCCGGCCCTACACCTCGACCTTCTCGAATTTCGTTCATAATAGCACGTGCAACAACATCACGAGGTGCAAGCTCCATCTTCTCAGGTGCATATTTTTCCATAAACCGTTCACCCAATGAGTTGTAAAGGCGTCCTCCCTCACCGCGAGCCGCTTCAGAGATCAAAATACCACTTCCTGCAAGGCCCGATGGGTGAAACTGTACAAACTCCATATCTTCAAGCGGAAGGCCATGCCGTGCAAAGATACTGAGGCCATCTCCCGTGTTGGCGTGGGCGTTAGAGTTGATTTTAAAAGCTCTTGCGTAACCACCTGTAGCAAACATAACGGCTTTTGCATTGAAGATGGTGGGTTTTAGATCTCTTAGATTAAATGCGACAACGCCATAAGCTTTTCCGTCTTTGTACAAAATATCTGCTACATACCACTCATCCCAAAAAGCTACTCCCTCTCTATGTGCTTGCTCGTAAATGGTTTGTAAAAGTGTCAAACCGGTTCTGTCTTTCGCAAAACACGCCCTTGGTTTACTCTGTCCGCCAAAGGGTCGTTGGGCTATACGGCCATCTTCTCTTCGACTGAAAGCCGCACCCATATGCTCAATCCACCGAATCGTTTCAGGGGCTTTTGAACACATCAGCTCCACTGCATCTTGATCGGCTAGATAGTCGCTTCCCTTGACAGTATCAAACATATGCAGTTCTACATCATCGTCATCGCTGAGTGCTGCATTGACTCCACCTTGTGCTGCACCGGAGTGGCTTCGCAGTGGGTGAAGTTTTGTGAGCACAATGACATCTTTTCCGCTCTTTTTGATCTCTCTGGCTGCCGCACATCCGGCGAGTCCCGAGCCTACGATTACAACGTCGGTAGTGACAATAGGTATTTCCATATCAGCGTGTCCTTTAATTGGAGTCAAAATTTTTCAGATTATAGCATTTCATAAAATAAAAATGGATAAATATTCCTATAACCCATCCGTTAAGGCCTTTTTTGTTACAATTGTTATCATAAAAGCGGGGGTAATTAGGGTGAATAAAGAAATTTTTTATATAAGTTTATTTAATAATAAATATATCGGAGACGATGGGGCTTACATTGGTGGCAAGGTCTACAGTGCCGATGCCTTTTGTGAAAATGTCCATTTTAAAAGAGAGTGGATGAGTTTTGAGCAGATCGCTTACAAAGCGATGCTGGTCAATATCTCCGATGCCATTGCTATGAATGCCGAGCCAAGGCAGATGCTGGTCTCTGTGGTTTTACCTAAACATATTTCCCCATTTGAAATGGAGATGATAGCAAGAGGGCTAAAAAAGGCTGCAAGGGAGTTCGGTATCGAAATTATTGGAGGAGATACCATTGCTTCTGATCGGCTTGACTTTCATCTTTCACTCATTTCTGAGACGAAGCGGCCTATATTTCGAAAACCGCTCAAAGAGACTTATCTTCTTGCATATACTGGTAAGCTTGGAAGTGTTAGAAAAGATCTAAAAAAACTCCTACGAGGCGGAAAAGTTTCTAAAAGGTCAAAATTTATCCGGCCAAGACTGCGTAGAGAGTTTATGAAAAAAGCATCACGACATATCAAAACGGCCATGGATATCAGCGATGGGCTTTTTGATGACCTGGCTAAAATGTGCAGATTAAATAAGAAAGGTGTTCGTTTTTTCAAAAAGATTCCTAGAAGTGTCGGGTGCAGTGGTGAAGAGTATGAACTTCTGTTTGCTTTTGATAAAAGAGATTTAAAAAAGATATTGCAAATCTCAAAAATTACAAGAACCCCAGTCACTGTTTTTGCAAAGGCTATACGAAAACCCTATAAAAATATATGTAAACCAAACCATTTTTAAGGAAATGTATGGATAGATTATTTTTTTTGGATCACTCTCCAATCGACTTTTATTTCAAACAATCACCTGAGACTTTTGTGGTAGAAGAGATACCACTATATCCATTCAGCGATGAGGGAGAGCATCTTGTATTGAAAATTCGAAAGAAAAATATGACTACGTGGCAGATGCTCCAGACCCTAAGCGAGCAGGTAGGGGTAAAAATACGCGATATTGGCTACGCTGGACTCAAAGATAAAAATGCTTTGACATATCAGTATATCTCCTTGCATAAAAAGTACGAAGAGGCTTTGAAAAAATTGAGTCATCCGCAGATCAAGATCATTGAAATGACGTACCATAAAAACAAGATTCGAAGGGGTCATCTCAAAGGGAACAAATTTTTTATACGTTTAAAAAAGGTCAAACCGGTCGATGCAAAAAAGATTGATCAAGTTATTGCAATCTTGGAAGAAGAGGGAATGCCCAATTTTTTCGGATATCAACGATTTGGCATCGACGGCGACAATTGGCAACTTGGCAAAGAGATCGTTGAAGGGAAACGAAAAGAGAGAAACAAAACGCTTAAAAGACTTTTGATCAATGCCTATCAGAGCCATCTTTTCAATCTTTGGTTGAGCAAACGAATAGAACTCAGCAAACTTCTGAACTGCTTTACGCAAAACGAGCTTAGTCAGATACTCGATTTACCACAATCTATCATTAAAGAGTTACAGTGTCAAAAACCGTTTTTCAAGCTTTTCCCGGGTGATATTGCCATGCATTATCCCAAGGGAAAAATTTTTGGTGTAGAAGATGTAAAAGAAGAGAGTGAGCGTTTCTTCGCAAAAACGATCGCTCCAACAGGTCTTTTGCCAGGCGTGAAAACAAAGCGATGTGATGGTTTGGCCCGTGATATAGAAAAAGATTACGATGATGAAAGAATTAGTGAATTTGGTGACAGAAGATATGCCTGGATATTTCCACAAGAGTTGCATGGGGTATACAAGGAAAAAAACGCATGGTACGAACTAAGCTTCTTTTTACCCAAAGGGAGTTATGCTACAGTATTGCTAGAAGAGATTGCTCATAGAAAAATAAAAGGAGAATGAATGCGAGCGGAATTTAAAGAAGAGTGCAAGTATGCTGAAGAGATTCATGAAGATACGAAGGAAGTATTTGAAAAATGGATGAAGCGATATGGATGGGATATCCCGGAGCTTGATGAGGATATCGCTGCAAAACTCATTTTAACAGAGATGCGCAAAGCCTTAGATGAGATGGAGGCTAGATATTGTGGGGGTGTTTGTGATACGGAACCGCCAAGCTGTCCAAAATAGGTAAATCTATGGGCTATGCAAAAGAGTTTTTTATCTCTTTTATTTTTTTTACGATTTCTTCATTTGTAGTTTTGTATATCATTTATAATGACTACAATAGTGAACAAGAACTTTATCTACAAAAAACATTACAAGATGAGAGCAAACTGTTTTTTGTTGTAAAAGAGAGTTTGATCGTTTTATCTGATGTCCTTTTCAAAGAGCGTATCAATCAATCTGAAATTAAACGTGTTTTTGCTCGTCGTGACAGAAAGAGACTGTATGAATTATTGAAAGATGATTATGCCGATCTGAAACAGTTGGGTTTACGACAACTCCATTTTCACTTGCCGAATATGCAAAGTTTTCTTCGTTTCCACAGACCAAAAAAATATGGAGACTCTTTGAAGGGTGTGCGCTCAGGAATAGAACTAGTCATACAAACGAAAAAAGCCGTTCACTGTTTTGAAGAAGGAAGAATCTTTAACGGATTTCGAAATATTTATCCTATTTTTTATAAAAACCGTTATATAGGAAGTGTTGAAATATCTTTTTCTCCCTATGCCATAGCGAGATTGATGCAGCACTATTTTCCTAATGCTTTTTATGGTCTTGTTTTAAAAAAAGATGTCGTAGATAAAAAACTTTTTAGTGATGAAAAACGAAACTACCTTAGTATCCCAAACAGTAAGTACTATTGGGATAAAGTCAGTTTTGAAAAAAACAGATTAACTCCCGAAGAGAAAAAGATTCTTGATGAAGTTATCGCAAAATATGACATACAAAAATCCAATGCTTTTGCAATAAAGCATAAATATGTTGTTATAACATTGCCTATACAAAATTGTGTGGGAAGATATGTAGGCGATTTTATAATTTTACATCCAAGCAAATATTTATTGAAACACTTCTATCTATTTGTGAAATATGCATTGATAAGTCTATTGCTGCTAACATTTATTTCGATTATGCTACTTCTTTATTTGAAACAGATTCGAAATAATATGCTTGCTCTTGAAAAAGCCGCTCTTAAAGACCCATTAACAAAAATCGCGAATAGAAGAGCGTACAAATACTTTATTAAAAGTTTGGATCAAAAACAAAAATATGGAATTATCTATTGCGATATAGACTTTTTCAAAAGAATCAATGATACCTATGGACACGATAAAGGGGATGAAATATTACAAAAAGTAGCCAAAACACTTTCCAGATTTATTCGAAAAGATGATCTTTTAGCAAGATGGGGAGGAGAGGAGTTTTTGATGGTCTTGCCAAACATTGGTTTGGAAGATGTAAAAAACAGGGCCGAAAAAATGAGACAAGCAATCGAAAATATATCCAAAGATCTTCCGGTAAGTTGCAGTTTCGGAGTGACAGTATGTGAAGACCCGACACATATTGAAGAGTGTATCAAAAGGGCAGATGAAGCCCTATATAGTGCCAAAAAGAGAGGAAGGAACAGAGTAGAAGTTATTTAAAAAAAAGCGAACCGATACGCACCATATTGGATCCACACCGAATCGCCAGTTCAAAATCATTGCTCATTCCCATAGAGCAGATCTGGGCTCCATGAGGTTTCAAAGATTCAAAGATTTTATAAGTTGTCTCAAAGCTTTTTTGGATCAATGTAGTATCATCAGTGTGGGCTCCTATGGTCATTACACCACAAAGGTTGAGGTGTTTTGTCTCCTCAATGATTTTTAAATACTCATCATACGCAACTTCTGGTAATACACCGGCTTTGCTTTCTTCTTTTGCGCTATTGATCTGTAACAAACAATCCATTGTTTTGCCTTTTTTCTCAAGCCGTTTGTCTATTTCTAGTGCCAGTTCAAGGCTATCAAGGGATTGCATAAGCCAAGGATTGAGATCAATGAGGTGGTTGATTTTGTTTTTTTGCAGTCTTCCGATAAAGTGCCACTCGATCGGAAGATCGCTTAGAGCCTCAGATTTGGTTTTAAGATCTTGGACTCGGCTTTCTCCAAAGGCTCTTTGTCCAAGTTCATACAGTGCTTCAATCTCCTCAGTTCCTACATATTTTGTAACAGCCACAATTTGGACGATATGGTGTTCGCTTCGCTCCATTCTCGCTTTTTCAACTCGTTGTACGATTTCATCGAAATTGTCTCTGAGTCTATATCTATCCACTGTACACTCCTAATAATCTATTGATATCGTTATATAAGCCAAGTCCCATAAGTCCGATAAGAAAAATCCATCCAGCAAGTGTGATTTTATAAAGCATCTCTTCACTTGGTGCATGTTTTGTGATCATTTCATACAGATTGATCATAATATGACCACCATCAAGAGCCGGAATTGGTAAAAGATTTAAAATGCCAAGGTTTACTGAGATCAATGCTGTAAAACTCAGAAGCGCTACTAAACCTGCCTGACTCGCTTTTGCTGTTACATCCATAATGGTGAGTACCCCACCGATCTCTTTTGGCGAGACAACCCCTTCGATCATCTTCTCTATACCCAAAAGAATGAATTTACCAGCTTCTATCGTTTTATCATAGGCCACTTGTATCGCTTCAAAAAAAGAGTAGTGTACTTTTATATAGGCATTTGCCGGTGCGATGCCAATCATTGGGCGCTGTACCTCTTCGCCAAAAATATTTTTTGTTTTCATGATTTTGGGCTGTAAAATGACAATCTCTTTTTTGCCATTACGATCAATAAGGAGTTTGAGTGGCGAATGAGAATGAGCGATGATGCTACTTAAATCTTCCCATGTTTTAATCTTTTGTCCATTGATGGCGAGGATCATATCTCCCTTTTGCAGATGTGCTTTGGATGCTGGAGAGTCTGGCAGGACTTGACCCACTTTTGGCGCTAGCACATCATATCCGCTTAATGCGATATAGAGATAGAGTAAGAAAGCAAGAAAAAAGTTTGCAAAAGGGCCAGCGAAGAGGATGATGATTCTTTGCCACGGTTTTTTCATAGTATAGCTATCCGGATCGCTGCTTTTGGCTGTTGGATCGGTATCGTCTTGCCCTTTCATCTTGACATATCCACCCAAAGGAATGGCGCTGATTGCCCACTCGGTACCACAGCACCACTTTTTAGCTAGCACTGGTCCAAAACCGATGCTAAATCGCTCTACTGCTACACCAAAAAATCTAGCTGCTAAAAAGTGACCCAGTTCATGAAAAAAGATGAGAAATGATAAGACGAGTAAACTGACTAAAAAACCCATTATTGTAAATACTCCTTGATATATTCATATCCGCTATAAAGCGTGATGATGACTGCAAGCCAAAGTAGGAGTACGCCTCCTGGCCAGTTCATGATCAAAAATCCAATAGCGATCATCTGCATGATCGTTTTTATTTTTCCCAAAAAGGATGCTGCAATCTCTTTTCCGCTTCCTGCAGCCGAGACCCGAAGACCTGTAATGAAAAACTCTCTTGTCAAGATGAGATAGACTGCCCAGGGATCAGCTCTGTCAAGAACCATCAATCCCAAAAAACCGGCCAATGTGAGCATTTTGTCAGCTAAAGGATCAAGAATTTTTCCAAGTTCAGTGATCTGGTTGAAGCTTCGGGCGATATATCCATCAAAAAAGTCTGTAATACTTGCTAAAACAAATAAAAAAGCGGCCCAGAAGTCAAGCCATGAGGGATGGATGTGTGCAAAAAGGGACAGATCTCTATTGACAAGGAGCATAAACATCAGTGGTGCTATGCATAATCGTATAAAAGCTAAAATATTTGGGATATTCATCAGCTGAAACTTGTTCCTCCATCCACTACGATTGTTTGCCCCGTAATCCAGCTGGCATCATCTGTGCACAAAAACCAGCAAGCACCTGCGAGATCTTCCGGTCTTCCCATGCGTTTAAGCGGACTTCTTGCCACAGTTTCCGCTTTTACCTCTTCATAGTTTGGGAAAGCTCTTAAGGCATCCGTGTCTATTGGACCGCCACTGACTGCATTGACACGGATATTTTTCTCACCAAGTTCATGGGCCGCATATTTGACCATGGTTTCGACTGCTGCTTTACTGCTGCCATGACCGGCGTAGTTTGGAGTATAGACGAGGTTTCCGGTTGAACTCATTGAGATTATCACTCCACCACCAACTTTTTCCATTCTTTTTGCAGCTTCTTGCGCGCCTACAACAAAGGCCAAAACAGTTGCAGTATAGATATTGTTCAGTCCTTTTGGTTTGAGGCGCATAAAGGGTCCAAAACCGCCGACGACAGGTCGACCAGAAATGATGGCGTTGGATATAAAAAAATCGACTCTTTCAAAATCTTCGTCGATTTTTTTGAATAACTCTTTATATTCGTTTGGTTCTAAAATATTGAGGGGGTACGCTTTTGCCTTGATGCCATATTTGTCACTTATCTCTTTTGCCAATGTGTTTGCAAGCTCTTCATTGGAGTTATAGGTAAAGGCGACATTGACTCCTTCTTTTGCAAATCTCTCAACAATAGCTCGTCCGATTCCTCGTGTTCCCCCGCTGATGACAAGTGTTTTGCTCATGATACGACCTCATATTTTGCTAATGTTTTTTCGATAAGTCTCATATGCTCTTTGCTCGGTTCCACAAGTGGCAAACGGTATTCAAGGGTATCGATGAGACCTGCTATGTACATTGCCGCTTTGATAGGAATAGGGTTGGATTCACAAAAGAGGGCCTTATTGATATCAAAAAGTTCGTCGTTGACCATTTTTGCCGTATCAAACTGTCCAGCGAGTCCTGCATGCACAAGCATTGCGATTTTATCCGGTAAAAGGTTCGCTGTTACGGAAATGACTCCCATTCCGCCGTTTGCTATGATAGGGTAGTTGATTGCA
This region of Nitratiruptor sp. YY08-10 genomic DNA includes:
- a CDS encoding thiamine-phosphate kinase; this translates as MNKEIFYISLFNNKYIGDDGAYIGGKVYSADAFCENVHFKREWMSFEQIAYKAMLVNISDAIAMNAEPRQMLVSVVLPKHISPFEMEMIARGLKKAAREFGIEIIGGDTIASDRLDFHLSLISETKRPIFRKPLKETYLLAYTGKLGSVRKDLKKLLRGGKVSKRSKFIRPRLRREFMKKASRHIKTAMDISDGLFDDLAKMCRLNKKGVRFFKKIPRSVGCSGEEYELLFAFDKRDLKKILQISKITRTPVTVFAKAIRKPYKNICKPNHF
- a CDS encoding class II SORL domain-containing protein, whose amino-acid sequence is MPTINRYVDISEIDREAKKDYIDRHSPFVICDSSAKKGEKFKVKVRVGNEYTHPDDFDHYIAYVQLWDGERLLGQATFTPGTLANEKSQVEVDFYIIPTKKLKLTAMSYCTKHGLWESTPVEVEVTE
- the truD gene encoding tRNA pseudouridine(13) synthase TruD translates to MDRLFFLDHSPIDFYFKQSPETFVVEEIPLYPFSDEGEHLVLKIRKKNMTTWQMLQTLSEQVGVKIRDIGYAGLKDKNALTYQYISLHKKYEEALKKLSHPQIKIIEMTYHKNKIRRGHLKGNKFFIRLKKVKPVDAKKIDQVIAILEEEGMPNFFGYQRFGIDGDNWQLGKEIVEGKRKERNKTLKRLLINAYQSHLFNLWLSKRIELSKLLNCFTQNELSQILDLPQSIIKELQCQKPFFKLFPGDIAMHYPKGKIFGVEDVKEESERFFAKTIAPTGLLPGVKTKRCDGLARDIEKDYDDERISEFGDRRYAWIFPQELHGVYKEKNAWYELSFFLPKGSYATVLLEEIAHRKIKGE
- a CDS encoding uracil-DNA glycosylase family protein, with protein sequence MNPIDLETNAPLTLPNDLEALRAIVLECHLCDLSKTRKNVVFGEGNPHAKLMFIGEGPGATEDETGRPFVGRAGQLLTKMIENVLEIPRSEVYIANIVKCRPPNNRVPTPQEAQTCIPYLFKQIEIIDPEILVALGTTSYRWLTGDNTPISKVRGQIISFRGKKLIPTFHPSYLLRNPSKKKEAYEDLLKIKEML
- a CDS encoding CoB--CoM heterodisulfide reductase iron-sulfur subunit B family protein, with product MSKLRYALYTGCTARESTPELLKSTLAVAKKLDIELVLLDEASCCGASHLQDFDDFLSLVLNARNICYAEKRGLDMVTICNTCQLNTAMTKHRLDSNPELKAKVNEKLEEVGLVYKGTSNVRHFLYALIEDYGLDNLRDKVVKPLSELNIAPFYGCHNIRPSELHHHFNRTKENPYNPTSLEELIEALEGNSVDYWHKNKCCGFHVDLQAPKTSNILTGNALADAYDNNADVMVTPCPLCHLNLDVKQKAATKAVGRELKLPVLHLPQLIGLALGCTPEELGLKHHVTEVPA
- the sdhA gene encoding succinate dehydrogenase flavoprotein subunit, with protein sequence MEIPIVTTDVVIVGSGLAGCAAAREIKKSGKDVIVLTKLHPLRSHSGAAQGGVNAALSDDDDVELHMFDTVKGSDYLADQDAVELMCSKAPETIRWIEHMGAAFSRREDGRIAQRPFGGQSKPRACFAKDRTGLTLLQTIYEQAHREGVAFWDEWYVADILYKDGKAYGVVAFNLRDLKPTIFNAKAVMFATGGYARAFKINSNAHANTGDGLSIFARHGLPLEDMEFVQFHPSGLAGSGILISEAARGEGGRLYNSLGERFMEKYAPEKMELAPRDVVARAIMNEIREGRGVGPDKMAVYLDLTHLGEAKIMERLPELRDLAITFLGQDMVKEPIMITVTAHYSMGGIPVDINGHVKQSPDKLTEGLYAAGECACVSVHGANRLGANSLLEALFFGRHVGQSIVNDLEKGIDFQPAAGSEANTMLEEIDFIMTNNGTEKTAKLRQELQDTMFENCGVFRTEESLKKQKEILKELRNRFKNIRIDDKSKTFNTDLQEAIELGHMLDYASFIVEGAIARKESRGAHYREDYPNRDDENFLKHTYAYMDEEGNISLEYGDVVLGKFEPQERKY
- a CDS encoding succinate dehydrogenase/fumarate reductase iron-sulfur subunit, whose amino-acid sequence is MKVTFKVFRFNAETDYLPHYDTIEMDVKEDEVVLDILNRIKWEHDGSFSYRRSCRHGICGSCAVKVNGRSTLACKERMVDMIELFGNELIIEPVSKKRAVKDMVVDKADFWKKYETVKPWLEAEIDEHPSMENIIPPEEAEKLEEADYCIQCGCCYYACPVVEVNEDYLGPAAFEKAYRFTADVRDHAKKERLEIVDILGQGVWDCVKCYECAEACPKEIDPIGKITKLHNQIFEEGVAKSNVATRHAVGFKRSIKKHGILDEGDLVLYSEGFGVVKHMHEAFEMFKKGKIVLPWNMPKSKNLDEIQKLIKSSSTVKF